One Lucilia cuprina isolate Lc7/37 chromosome 4, ASM2204524v1, whole genome shotgun sequence DNA segment encodes these proteins:
- the LOC124419232 gene encoding RING-H2 finger protein ATL58-like codes for MSLSRTPPNEAAASTSVLPVNAEFESVVVSESETNCQICNNLMAENDDCLNITNCNHSFHRSCIEFYLTNNTECPICKRPCELVDLKKLNPVNKQNPTLKQITGKRGRGAMAKRYNTRSHVRNHFQESQRPSHEFNNVANDSEEVFTPGQVNRPSLENSPNIENPSNARLSRNARATVDYEKLNQMIENNLTRY; via the coding sequence ATGTCACTTTCGAGAACACCTCCTAATGAAGCTGCTGCTTCAACTTCCGTTTTACCTGTTAACGCAGAATTTGAATCTGTAGTTGTTTCAGAGTCGGAGACTAATTGTCAGATTTGTAATAATTTGATGGCAGAAAATGAcgattgtttaaatattacaaattgcAATCATTCGTTTCACCGTTCgtgtattgaattttatttaaccaATAACACAGAATGTCCTATATGTAAACGTCCCTGTGAACTAGTAGATCTGAAGAAACTGAATcctgtaaataaacaaaatcctaCGTTAAAACAGATCACAGGAAAGCGAGGAAGAGGAGCAATGGCTAAACGATACAACACTCGTAGCCATGTTAGAAACCATTTTCAAGAGAGCCAACGTCCGTCACATGAATTCAATAATGTAGCTAATGACTCGGAGGAAGTTTTTACTCCAGGGCAAGTTAATCGTCCAAGTTTAGAAAATTCCCCAAACATTGAAAATCCTTCAAATGCTAGACTTTCTAGAAACGCAAGAGCTACTGTAGATTacgaaaaattaaatcaaatgatTGAAAACAATCTCACTCGTTACTGA
- the LOC124419309 gene encoding uncharacterized protein LOC124419309 codes for MELLQNLFPQQVISRNGDVDWPPRSPELTAPDFFLWGYLKSKVYANKPETFEQLKQNIRDEMNEIPREMCENVMINVLKRARICEANRGGHLSDIVFHT; via the coding sequence ATGGAACTACTCCAAAACCTCTTTCCACAACAAGTTATTTCAAGAAATGGTGATGTTGATTGGCCTCCACGGTCGCCTGAGTTGACTGCTCCGGACTTCTTTTTGTGGGGATATCTGAAAAGTAAGGTTTATGCAAACAAACCAGAAACGTTTGAGCAACTCAAACAAAATATTCGTGATGAAATGAACGAAATACCGCGTGAAATGTGTGAGAATGTAATGATAAATGTGCTCAAAAGGGCTCGCATTTGTGAGGCTAACAGAGGCGGACATTTATCTGATATTGTATTCCATACATAA